In Archocentrus centrarchus isolate MPI-CPG fArcCen1 chromosome 22, fArcCen1, whole genome shotgun sequence, one DNA window encodes the following:
- the ncmap gene encoding noncompact myelin-associated protein, whose amino-acid sequence MQASTASPVTSTAVTTNTTAVTKSKEQILIQSSGAMIALIVIGIIIILAILLIILKTYNRHTRESRLLGPGRGSKPRPKMSQSTVQSNLPLTQMGISSVSGSITNSNPASEHSFQLTRAELNGVEENQIERISTNSGSTAVTIHDNPSVENT is encoded by the exons ATGCAAGCTTCAACTGCCTCACCAGTGACCAGCACCGCAGTAACTACAAACACAACCGCTGTCACCAAGTCCAAAGAACAAATACTCATCCAGA gTTCTGGAGCTATGATTGCTCTCATTGTCATTGGCATCATTATCATTCTCGCCATTTTACTCATCATCCTGAAGACATACAACAG gcATACACGTGAATCCAGACTCCTCGGACCCGGCAGAGGCTCAAAACCTCGGCCGAAGATGTCACAATCCACAGTTCAGAGCAACTTACCGCTAACCCAAATGGGAATCAGCTCTGTCTCAGGCAGCATCACCAACTCAAACCCAGCCTCAGAGCACAGCTTCCAGCTGACCAGAGCGGAGCTGAATGGTGTGGAGGAGAATCAGATAGAGCGGATCAGCACCAACAGTGGATCCACTGCGGTCACCATACATGACAATCCATCAGTCGAAAACACATAG